The genomic region gacaaacgctgcgaaggagtggacaaacgggtagttgtgattctgcacccgaattaacgtttaaatacctatttaagagaacttgaagttagcccgaattaagaattaaaaaaataattacaattaacgagtgggttgtttcgcactttaaggggctggacaaacgctgcgaaggggtggacaaacgggtagttgtgctTCTTCACccgatttaactttaaaatacctacacgtttaaacggacgtgaagttagcccgaattaagaaataaaaaaataattacaattaacaggggggttgtttcgcactttaaggggttgtcACAAATGCTGTAAAGGGGTGGgcaaacgcttagttgtgattctgcacctgaattaacgtttaaatgcccatttaagagaacgtgaagttagcccgaataattaagaaataaaaaaataattacaattaacagggggttgtttcagagggtggacaaaaaaaattatgtggtgaacaaacatggacaaacgatggacaaacaatatagcaagagtttttttaaattttcgaaaatttgtggatttgtgaagttagcccgaaaaaaagtttttatttataaaaaagaattgatgggtggactaacgaaataaaatggtggacaaacgtggacaatcaatggacaaacgaatggcatcaatcgcattttttttcccgactttttcgggctaacttcacggagCTGACTTAGAGCTACCGAGGCACTCCGTAAAGTTACGTAGCATCAAGTATACttttatgtttgtttaatttgtcgAGTTCACCTGTGCCGTCCACGTCCCCATCGTAAGATAAATTGAGCTTTAAACTGACACATCTACATTtcactaacgtcaaataagacttattttattcaTTTAACAAATAAATACTTATCCTTAAAACAAATTGACTagttaacctcgctttaaatatctaaaacaaagaaatttcgtcagtttaactttaaattatcaaaattgtatcaaaaCACAATCAAAATTTAAtcgactaataaattttatttaacgaATAACTATTCACTGATTTATTTGTTATTGGTGAAACCAGCCCttagaaaaagcatttgatagtacTCTAAGGAAGGTGATAgatatgtttaaaaaagaaagGTGGGAATACCTAACTCAGGGAAGCCATTATGAGTGTATACAAACATACAAGGAACAGGGTCAGAACCGATAATATAAAATCCAAAGTTCATAGTGTGCATAGTAAATGAGGGTTTACATCAAGGAGGAGTCCTAGGCCCCATACTTTGAACATAGTCTTGGATGGCATAATTAAAGAGACCAGAGTAGAAACACTGAAATTATATGCCAGACATAGAAATATAGAAGCAGTGTGTATCTCAGAGTGCACATACtcatattaataaagaaaatgaaaaaaaatgctTGTTTAAGTGTCTTGGTTCCCACACTTTCTTGAATTTGTAATGGTGCAGGTGCAAAGCTATCATTAGTGGGATTATGCCAGAACGCCTCTAAGTCAAAGGTGGCAATGATATCTCTTGGAGTTCCAAGACATAAGGCTCAAAACAATGTAACTTTACTAGCGATCATAGTTTGCCACGATTTTACTTGAGCCCTTATTgaaattaactattttttaatgggaaataagccacaattttacaaaaaaaaaatgatttttactTGAGCCTTTATTGAAATTATCAGAAGACCAGATCTTTAGACAGATAAACATTTTTCAATGTTGGaactcggaattgtatttagatgaCTTACATACCTGGCAAGGTATTGTACCTGGTATAGCAATTTCCTTGCTGCGATATATTGAGATTCAGCCCTCAGCTTGGAGATTCATTTTGTTGGTTATATGAGATGCCTggtatgtattaaaaaataaagttgTTATGCAAAGATGGATTAAATCTTTGCAGACAAGCTGGTGGTACAAAATTGCTTACATGCCATTGGGTGACAAGACTGGCATTGGCTCCTTAATATCTTAAATGGAGCTGGTACCAGTGGCAAAATGCTGTTTAGAGTTTATAAACTTCAGGATCATACTAGCAGTATAATCCTGAATATTAATATAAAGTCACACTGAGCTGGTTTTCGATGGATATACTTAGGTAAGTAATGACTTTATTTTCATGTTAGACATGTGATATCACATTTCTCCAGATGTTACAGAATACGTAAATGAAATTTGAATAAAGAAATTAAATTGGACATTCAGTGCTCTAAATGGACATCGAATGTATCCTGTCTGGAACTATCTATTCTCCGTTTCAAACATTAGAATCAGTACAGTTGTATATTGCAAGCAGGTTTGCCATTCaatgaattatcataaataaatccttcTTCAGTATTCCACAGCAGTTAACAGTAATAATCCTCacaagtacctgcctaatactaccttttaTGGCCGATTCAGTGAAGAGTGGCAAcattgtcaagaagattctcatttagtttgtattggggGTATCCTTTGTACACTGAATCTCATGTCTGAAAAAATATGGTATGATATCACAATAGACCACCTACAAACAAAAATGAACTTCATATTGTGCTTATAGAGGATGGCATGTCCACAGAGTATATTTGAATGCTAATTTGTGTAATTAGGAAAATGGAAGCCATGGTCTAAGTTAGAGGAGGAAGAcccaatattattatttatttatcaatggGCAATCGCCCAATTAAAAAGCAatgtaaacattattaatattaatatatcacAGAAGATTTTTAATGTAACctgcattaaatttaaaaattttaatcatacAAAAATAGGAACAGTAAATGTCTAACATTAACAAAACATGTACAAAACACAAGGACATCAAGCTATCACACACAGTTTTTAAGTTGAGCTTTAAATTCTTTTGGAACACTATAGAAATCTGACTTTGTGAATATTGATTAGCAAACCTTGGTGTGCTGGTTATGAAGGAATTGTGTCCATAATTTGTGTGATGGGGTGTAATATAAAAGGGTTGATTTATCATCGTTTGTCTACTGGGAACATGGAGGTTCATTTTTTCCAATAGTTGAGGAACAAAAATATTAGAGTGCAGTATATTATAAAACATAATGAGATCCTTGTGCATGCGCCGGATTTGGAGAGAAGTTATGAGACTTTTCCATATTTGAATTGAAATTGACATCCAatgccctgaagggcactaaggattatgagaaagaagaattgaaattgaaaaattgattgatctttcttaaggtttggtcattaatattatgtaaaAGCTTTTGTATTGACATGGGGGTTGGACTTCCTATATTAACAAGTTTCTGATACAggtcaaattgatttgttttgttaatGGGACACTCAAGTAACATAACATGAGTTATAATACTTCATATttgtccacattcacaaaaaAGAACATCTCTacaaaattgattttaaacaaatggtCTGGTGTGAGGCAGTGACCAGTTCTCATCATAATAATTTATGTCAAGTGCCTTTCGATCCACAAATGTGAATTTATAGAACCAAGAGTTAGTAGAGAATTCACTTTGGCATTTTTGATACCATTTCTCTTTTGTtttcatatatatgtataaaTTCTCTTTTGTTTTCATATGTATAAAttcatttataattttttatctaACAGGTAAAAGGTAAAAAGTCAAGTTTATCTCTATTTTGATGTCTGCAGGAACATTTAAAGTCTTTATTACATTAAATCCTGCTTCCATTGACTCAATAATGAGTCTTTTAGTTTTGAATTTACAATGATTGTTTGTCGCCCAGGTGGTGTTATGTATTTTTTGGATAGCACTTAGCATCTGAAAAAATTATTGCTTCAATATTGATTTTTATTACTTTACATTTCTCACATctgattctattttttttttagcttaggtaggtacataaattttagtttgaaataggtattctaacttaattttatttattattaattatgctGGAACACTTTGATTTTTAGTTCTCTTGTACTGCTATAAACATAGACtattacaattttatttttttccaaattcatGTAAGTAGTGTAGcatatatttttcatttcttctaACATTATTTCTCCATCCAGAATAATTAATTACATGAAGATCTTTTAATTTATGAACTACATCTTTGTTTTCAAAATTAATTCCTTTAAATAAAAGAAAGTTTGAAAGTAGGTACCTTTATTGAAGTCCTTCAGCCtaaatatacctacttatatTCTGAAATGATATgtatattttcaaataattttgtttttgttatatttatgtaatttttacAGTCCCCTGAAATTGTTTATATTAGAGATAGCAGGCTACAATTTTACCCTAGGATTATTGTCCAAGcagtttgatttttaattttttagctcTTAAAAAGCATATAAAAGATGTCCTTCCAGTGCTACAATAAACAAGTTACAAAGTTACTTCTTAAATCAATAGTAGACTAAACAAATCAATTTATTACAATGCATAAATTAAACACTAACCGATAACACCTAAACGCGAAAATGTGTCACAAGATTATTCtctaattaataaacaaaatagtaAAAGCGGACTCCATGCAGGTAAATTGGAGGTGGACTTTTTTTCTCAGAAAACTGGAAAGTATTCCTTCGCCATTTTGTTTAATCTACACCTGACTacaaatatttctttatttatttaaaattgatacAAATCCTTGTGACGACAACTACCACAACAAATATATCAACATCAAATTTTGTTGTCCTACATCAAAAAGTTGATAAGAAAATTTGTTTACTATGAGCTCTAAAATGTCACAGGTAATTCGATAACTTACCTGCATAATCGAAAGGGTCCGACGCAAAAGAAATTCCTAATAAGAAAATAACACTGAACACTCTTAGTACTAACATGTTTGTAgagtttttcataaaaaaatattcacCCAAAACCTTTTCAAGATATCGAGAACAATTTCATATCGCGGTTCGCGACCATGAAACTAGTCTTCATATACGGACGGCAAGTTTTTAGTCTGCCCAAGGATTGGTTCATGCCAGCGCCGCCAGAGTGAAACACAAAAATCGATTTAGAAAAGCTTTATTTGTGCAATTGCATTTTTCTGATTAATTTGTGTAGATCAGAATTAAGGGCGTGATCAACAAAATTAACAAATAAGATAAATAGATAATtactacaaaaaataaaatattggaaatTCAAAGTACATATTGATaaatatacgttcaaaaaagaaaagtttatccttatttatgtatttatactTCAATGACAGCTTCAGTGTTGCCGATGATGAATATTTTTCATGAATATTAACAAATTTGTTTGaatacaatttatttaatttatacattttttaatgtttagtAGTTAGTAGTAGCAATGTTTGTAAAAAAGATTACTTTTTTTGAATAAAGCTGAATGAAGCCCTAGATACTAGAATTCTTTCTCTTAAAAGAAACACTATATAAAtagaaatgaaaaattttaaggaaaCGAAAATGAAGAAGTTGTGAATGATAaagtataataatattataatattataataatattattatagtataATTATATTATACTTTATCATTCACAACTTCTTcattttataattacaaaatattatgatattattttGTAATTAAACGTTATCGTTTTGGGAAAAAACTTTTAACTGGCAATTAACTAAATCATTATACTTTTTGCTCCATTGATAAAAACCTATCATTATGATTATCATATTTTATGATCGTTTATTTCGTTTAATCTAGTTCAATCCGATATTCCATATCACTGGTTTAATCACAGAATAAGAATACATGATTTATTGTTCTGTAGTTCAATCTTCCTAAACATTATTAATAAACTATAGAATAAATCGGTTGTTACAAACATTCTAATTGTTAAATTGATGAGTAACAACatgtaaataaatatacagtaccACATTTTTTCATTAATAACTTGTAATTTAAAGAAAATGGTACATCAGATGGTAGGCAACCATAAATACGTTTTGCTGACTATTTGGTTGCCATCAGTATGGGTTCTTTTTTCGTATAGCTTATTTTTGTTACTTATTTTataattttcaacattttttagttttaattcataATATTAGTTTGTGGTTTAAAATATAAAACTACCTTTTAAAAAGGCATTTAACAGTTTGGGAACGTTTTTCACTGTAGCTAAATCAATACAGGCATATTTTTGTTCTTGATGTTGGCGACACTACTAAATAATATGACTTTGTCAAAATGTTTGAGTCAAATTTCTCTTTTTTAATCTTGCAGTTGGGAGGTTAACTTCATCGTGTGCAAAAATGCCTGTaagttttacatttttttatatctaaaattatattaatatACATAAGCCATCGCATTATATAAATTAACTGTAATATTTCCAAATTAATGTCTTTATAGCAATAGAGATTTATTTTTGTGAAATTATTCTGAAATCACATGTTATTGTTGgatatttgtaatttttattctgCTATAGATTTCCCGCTGTGTTTCATCAGAGTTTTTTAGTCTGGTGGAAACACAACTAATTTTGTTGTGGATTCCAGACAAAAACAGCCGTTCCAGTTACCAAACCACAGGGGAAGAAACCCCAAATTAGAGGAAAAGGTCTAAAGAAAAAGAAGGTTGCTTTGAAATTTGTGATTGACTGTACCCATCCTAGTGAAGACAATCTTCTAGATGTTGCAAACtttgtaagtatatttttatatattcatttTCAACTAGACATAAATTCCACAGTCCCAGCTCCACGTGGAACCACTTTATGGACATCGTGGCGTTTAGTACTGTGGATATTAAATGCTTTGCTCGCTATGTTGGATTCAGTTTTTAATAACTAGTACAACACAAGGTACAGCTACAgtattttatataaaatgttCAAATTTTGTTTGAACATCTTTCAACAGATTACTTTTTTTCtgttaacccttaagtactaacatcttaaatcaatggcgcaaacactaactaaccgcctgacagatgggtttcacattttactggttatttttcttttgttaaatattataatgcaaaaaaatatttcgatgacttactgaaagtattacttatctaaaaaacacagtaattgatctagttcttctgtatttattaaaatacaaaacattataacaagaatggaaggattgtttgtgtgactttttattcctgaaaaaaagtgtgataaaaatgaaacaaattaaagaatcttgataaaaatttataatcgagttaaacaaagagtaataaacatgaaaataaatttttttttaaaaaatattaagacaaaaaaaaactgacaggcactaaaatttgtacagtgtagcaatggtagtcaatggcaacattttcatcacaaattgatcccacttcgcttacgtcgtcttctacctcatcaagtcatttcaaaagagtttattcatagtctttatccccttatttgaactttttgacgaactggggcacattatgtttaatgacgaactgggcacaaacactaacactcAAACTCACactctattagacggaaatcacactttgagtctaaatatctttcgaataacaacctgcagcaaattgccgaattcaatactatagttgattttttaaccaagaggagtaaactaaaaagacagattcacacccaagaaagttactagaaaagtcaccaaattcatcttcttttttcgttgatcatatcagctttcgatgataatccatacatattatatattactaacacatcgctaaagtgttctaaaaacaactgtttgtttataaaagtagactaaaaatctaaaaattaaaggaataatgcagaaaacacaaaaaatcgccgaaatacttaattaacctataaaatgacagaggtgccaaaatttgataaatgtcattagtgtcaaaatttaataacaatggagtaaacttgcctgcggttggaccaattagaaacaagcattacggcgcggtaaatttgaatcactcctcttggttaaaaaacaaacaatagtaaataacaacccaacttaaaaagtcataaacggatgaccttcaaatttttctaggaagggaaatatcccactttcaacaaacgatgccgtctgagagacggtgtgTTAGTACTTAACGGTTAAAACCCTTCCTATCCTACGGTTTCGTtactaaattttaattttcttttaggAAAATTATTTGAAAGAGAGGATTAAGATCAATGGCAAAACAGGAAACTTTGGTGCTGGAAAAAGTGGTCAACATTCAGTTACCGTAAGCAGAGACAAAAATGTTAAAATTGCCCTGTCCGCTGAAATTCCATTTTCAAAAAGGTGAGTGCTAAAGTAATTTAACTGTGTATGAGTTAATTTTGAAATGGTTTCTTTTCACTGGATATTTTAtacatggagaaaaatcacaGTGAATTGTAATGCTGGCACCACACTTCGCTATGTGTTATTTCGACTGTCGTTCTAATACCTACAAcccacaaaaattggaaaattgtTTTTTGCAGATTTGTATAACGTGAAGCTAAACTCACTTGTTCAAAAGAACCTTGTAACCCATACTTTATTACTTATGCTATTAAATGGGTTTTCTCATAGCTCATATCCCCATTGCTGAGAGTATGAATAgcaatacagtaaaacctgccatatctgGATCAATGTGGTGACAGACAGATCTGGATATGAAAAAAATCTtgatatcaagaccacttctcttaacccggcacctgccacatGGCTTTGCAAGGTGCcgactgccacgtggggtgctcacagcaccccttaaaaattttctgtgatctacttgtttaaaaaacaaaataatgtgttgagtaacacaagaatataaagaaacatgttttattaacttattagtcactaatatgttataaaagttaaaaatataatgaaaaaggtgttataagcatattagcaagtaccaagccataataaatgaagtcaagtaaaatatcttaaaaaaataatatttagtgaatatagagtctatattaatcagttatttcaataaaaaatgtaaatttgacctgtttatcaaaaatacaaaaaaaatttaaaacttaaagtgccagatgatgacatcCCAATTCgattttagagctataagttcagaatgacactaaataaccacttcaaacactaacacatctatgctatataatattatagaaagctactatgacgcacagctccgttaccaaacttgaagtaccaaatatttgataaaaatgtgtttgataaaacccgaggtgggggacgagggcagttataaggggtcaaagtcgaggtttttataattttttttgtgacgttcatgattgagatagggcaccaaaatttgggaataagtaggtcatgaggtaactaagtataatctccaggggtgaaacgctgcgtggccgatgaAGGGgtggggtaggtgtgaatataaaaaatataaggggttttttgcgacatgCTAGAttgaaatagtgcaccaaaattgggaaataagtagaccatgtcttagctaagtaaaatccccagagccggaaaccagagttggggatgagggtagttttaaggggtcaaagtcgcagtgtgtattattttctTTGTGACCCGGTAGCACCCCACGttgcaggtgccgggttaaatgttatctccttcatacattccagtcaTAGACACATTTTATAAACTCTTTAATACCTTGATCCATAGGCTGACAGGGATGTCACATTTGGGAGCAAAAAACTATTTCGTTTTCTTGGGTAGGGATGAGAGGGTGCGTTGTCCGACAGCAGGACTGCGTTTCTCAGTAAATTTCAGTAGATGCGGACGGCAGAAtcatatggggaggtccggatgtGACAGGTTGTACTGTAGTTTTTCTTGTCTCATGACCAATCATGATTTTGGGGTTATGAGGTATTAGACACAGACGATTTGTTATGCATGCACCTTATTTGGCCACATAAGACTAAGTGTGGAGGGTTCATTTGTCTGTGAGCATGCATAACGCACAAATAGCAAATATAACTCCATCCAGTTGTCTGTTTTTGATACACTTCAAAGGACAAATATTTGGGTGCATTCAGCGTAgccgcataattaacaattagcACATGGCAAAGTGTGGTGCTGGCATAATACAGTGAACTCGAGAACAAGGAGATTATGAGGTTTCGCTTATAATGAGGTATACTAGATGTCTTGTGAAATTCCTATTAAACTATAACATCTTTATAACTGGTCATATTTGGTTATTACAAGGAAAAATGAAATTGTTTCTTTACCTGTCTTTAGTGCAGTAATGGCTaaaataaataccccaactgcgtgtatatagaaatgcccaacatctgtgttATTATTGATGCCAGTGGTGTAATAAACTCCACCACCTGTAATAAACTTCCTGTTAATCTATCGAATCGTctgatattgaatattgtaggaaatttatgtTGTTTTATGAAGTTTCATTGTTCAGGTCGGCCATCAACaactaataaactacgtaagaagcatcaaaatatttcaatattgttgtctgatataacgaggtaattagtccgccatttcagttctcgttatagagggagtctactgtagttacAGTTTAGGTTTTTGATGGACCATTTTCAAAAATGTTCATGCAACGAAATTTGTAATACAATTTTTTGATGGCTTTTAATACCCATGTAGGTATGCAATAGAAAAGAGTCAATATTTTGCACCGAGTTacttccaaaaaaatttttagtaaatcaACCAACATTTATTTTTAAACTGCAATCCAGCTCCAATACAATGTAACATAAGACCGAATTGTAATGGCGTTTTTATTGCAGATATCATATGCATTGCTCGCTATGTTTACTAGTTTCATTTGATTGATTAGTGAACACACTGTAATGCTACAACTCTCTAtttgaattttacaaattttattccAATTTTAGTTCTAAATACTAATATTTTCTTCATTTTTCAGGTACCTTAAATACCTTACGAAAAAGTATTTAAAGAAGAACAATCTTCGTGATTGGTTAAGAGTAGTAGCTTCTGGAAAGGACTCTTACGAACTCAGATACTTCCAGATTGACAGTCAAGAAGACGATGATGAAGAAGATAATGAATAATTTATtcagttatttttttattaaatagatTATAAAAACAACTGTTTCATTTGCCACCTTTGTCTTAAAATACCcaatatacagtacgtaaatcatTGTGCTGGACATAGGAAGTTTACATTGAGATCATTGTGGCAAATTTCCAAATTAAACACACTTTTGCCATTAGGTCAAAAATAGTTTTACAAtgtcatgttttgacgtttatttgtcaCCTGaaattgtcaattttgaggttaatgccccttaatgctaacaactatTGTCATTGAGAGAGTGAAGTTGTCACAATTatcttaatataatacaatgtatgtatctaaatatgtacaatgtatgttccctatgtccagctgaacgattacGCACTGTATTATGGCATCTTTACTTGCTATAtcagaatagggcttttcattgattgtcatttgtttcgagcttctgtcatatgtcgcataatattaatatatctacgtcatacatctttggtttgtatcattgtaatataccaataacgtatgatgtagatataatatgtgacacatgacagaagctcaaaacaaatgactgaatggaAAGCCCTATTGTCTGATGTTGGCGATTGCCATTGTGAAGGCTTCTCTACTGCAACATGGAATAATTTttattgtcctgcatttgataaaTATATTCCCAAATGTTTTTTAACTAAGAAACTTATCTATTGCACTCATATGGTCCTCTATTTGACTTTTAAGGATTTGTTGTAGTATTCTGTATTGATTTGCCCTCATATCCCAGGTGAAGACATTTTCCGGAGTTATCTTTAAAAATTCTGTATCTTTGTTCCTCTTGTCCGATTTTCTTGCAGTCTAAGAACCGACTTCTATTTTCTTAAAAGTAATtgatatttaaatattttcagacagaattactgtatcccCATATTTCATATAGTAATTCCTCTGTGTCTGTCTGTGGTgcctttttaaatttaaataaaaaagataagacCTTATAAAAACAGGTCAACATTGTGTACTGCATTGGCAGGTCAAGATCCATTATTACCTCCATCTCCAATTTTTAGGATAACCCTTgatttccatacaaattttttagtGTCCGCCATCTATTTTATCTGCATTAATTAAGTCCATGAACAGGAGCATCATTTGTCAGGGGTGGGGCATTTGCCCCCTCGCCCAgagatttacaaaaaatacatcaattttattaCTGTAGTATTGTATAATGCTtgcccccaaacaaaatttcagaTGACGCCCCTGTCCAGGAAGCATGTAGTACATATTTTCTTTGATAACTGCCTTTTTGTAATATATTTAGGATGAAAAGTGCACCCTGGAtcccatagcatttctaaaaccaaattagGTATCTTCATAAAGTATTCTCATGGACAGTTTCACCAACAACAattagtttattttattaataaagttACATATTCGACAAATTAATATTTACTCTTTGAATAAATTGAAGAGTTCTGTAAATATCCAAAAGAGTCTTCTTTCCtcttttaactttaaattatcaaaattatattgaaacacaAGAAAAATagagactaataaattttattccacAAATAAAATTATGCAATGATTTATTTGTTGTCGGTTTGGCATGTTGTGGATATTATGGCATAGCGGATAAACGAATATTgatatgtttatttaaaaatgtatCGGGATGGTTGAACATTCTTataatttcaatttatttttaaatattatttccattTGTCACCTTTTGGACTTTTATctaaaatttaaatgaattaagGTATATTTCTTTTGGAACAAACATTTTAATGTGAAAATTAGATGTTTATTATATAAACCAGGGTCACCAGGGTTATCTTTTGACAAAA from Diabrotica virgifera virgifera chromosome 3, PGI_DIABVI_V3a harbors:
- the LOC114325278 gene encoding 60S ribosomal protein L22; this encodes MPTKTAVPVTKPQGKKPQIRGKGLKKKKVALKFVIDCTHPSEDNLLDVANFENYLKERIKINGKTGNFGAGKSGQHSVTVSRDKNVKIALSAEIPFSKRYLKYLTKKYLKKNNLRDWLRVVASGKDSYELRYFQIDSQEDDDEEDNE